From Cherax quadricarinatus isolate ZL_2023a chromosome 58, ASM3850222v1, whole genome shotgun sequence, a single genomic window includes:
- the LOC128698013 gene encoding tubulin alpha chain, whose amino-acid sequence MRECISIHVGQAGCQMGNACWELYCLEHGIAPDGSIPSDKALGSGDDSFTTFFSETGAGKHVPRAVFVDLEPSVVDEVRTGTYRQLFHPEQLISGKEDAANNYARGHYTIGKEIVDLVLDRIRKLADSCTGLQGFLVFHSFGGGTGSGFTSLLMERLSVDYGKKSKLEFAIYPAPQVATAVVEPYNSILTTHTTLEHSDCAFMVDNEAIYDICRRNLDIERPSYANLNRLIGQIVSSITASLRFDGALNVDLTEFQTNLVPYPRIHFPLVTYAPVISAEKAYHEQLTVGEITNACFEPANQMVKCDPRHGKYMACCLLYRGDVVPKDVNAAIASIKTKRSIQFVDWCPTGFKVGINYQPPTVVPNGDLAKVSRAVCMLSNTTAIAEAWARLDHKFDLMYAKRAFVHWYVGEGMEEGEFSEAREDLAALEKDYEEVGLDTVGDEDDKGEDY is encoded by the exons CGTGAGTGTATCTCCATCcatgtgggtcaggctggttgccAGATGGGCAATGCGTGCTGGGAGCTTTACTGCCTCGAGCACGGTATTGCCCCCGACGGCTCCATACCCTCTGACAAGGCCCTCGGCAGCGGCGACGATTCCTTCACCACCTTCTTCAGCGAGACCGGCGCTGGCAAGCACGTCCCCAGAGCAGTCTTCGTCGACCTGGAGCCCTCAGTAGTCG ATGAGGTTCGCACCGGCACCTACCGCCAGCTGTTCCACCCAGAGCAACTCATCAGCGGCAAAGAAGACGCCGCCAACAACTATGCCAGAGGACACTACACTATCGGAAAGGAAATCGTCGACCTGGTTTTGGATCGTATCAGGAAACTGGCCGACAGTTGCACCGGTCTCCAAGGATTCCTTGTCTTCCACTCCTTCGGTGGCGGAACCGGCTCCGGCTTCACCTCTCTGCTGATGGAACGACTCTCCGTCGACTACGGCAAGAAGAGCAAGCTGGAGTTCGCCATCTATCCCGCCCCTCAAGTTGCTACCGCCGTTGTTGAACCCTACAACTCCATCCTgacaacccacactacactcgAGCACTCCGACTGCGCCTTCATGGTTGACAACGAGGCCATCTACGACATCTGCCGCAGGAACCTGGATATCGAACGACCCTCCTATGCTAACCTGAATCGTCTAATTGGCCAAATTGTCTCATCCATCACTGCTTCTCTCAGGTTCGACGGAGCTCTCAATGTTGACCTGACAGAATTCCAGACTAACTTGGTGCCCTACCCCAGGATTCACTTCCCTCTAGTCACCTACGCTCCTGTCATCTCCGCCGAAAAAGCCTACCACGAGCAACTTACCGTTGGGGAAATCACCAACGCCTGCTTCGAACCTGCAAACCAGATGGTGAAATGTGACCCACGTCACGGCAAGTACATGGCTTGTTGCCTCTTGTACAGGGGAGATGTGGTGCCCAAGGATGTCAACGCTGCCATTGCTTCTATCAAGACGAAACGATCCATCCAGTTCGTGGACTGGTGTCCCACAGGCTTCAAGGTGGGCATTAACTATCAGCCCCCCACTGTTGTGCCCAACGGTGATCTTGCTAAGGTGTCACGAGCCGTCTGCATGTTGTCCAACACTACAGCCATTGCCGAGGCCTGGGCTCGTCTCGACCACAAGTTCGACTTGATGTACGCCAAGAGAGCCTTCGTCCACTGGTATGTGggtgagggtatggaggagggagAGTTCTCCGAGGCCAGAGAGGACCTGGCAGCTCTCGAGAAGGACTACGAAGAGGTCGGCCTCGACACTGTAGGTGACGAGGATGACAAAGGCGAGGACTACTAG